One Pichia kudriavzevii chromosome 3, complete sequence genomic window carries:
- a CDS encoding uncharacterized protein (PKUD0C00105), whose protein sequence is MCHHLKTGGSPPLGALCLDYTEDIHRPPGDVIVSETYTFPVIQEKVIGATLWKVVDSQSFSDSYVQLFVDACRVLQKKGCIGIITSCGFLAQIQERLAEQIEVPIATSSLLQVPYVLAIIGPRKKVGVITFDEARLSETHFNGVGINNEMLKRVIVTGCHPKGALHRIITRGDPYIAEEVKQELVNLATELVQKNQDIGAIVLECTQMPPYSEAIQQATKLPVFDGVTMVKWFYSGLNSMAVPDDKNRQDALRRRLRSSKEEKPP, encoded by the coding sequence ATGTGCCATCATTTGAAAACAGGTGGTTCCCCGCCGTTAGGAGCATTGTGTTTGGACTACACAGAGGACATCCACCGACCACCCGGAGATGTGATTGTTTCTGAGACGTATACCTTTCCCGTTATACAAGAAAAGGTTATAGGGGCAACTCTGTGGAAGGTAGTTGACTCTCAGAGTTTTTCAGACAGCTATGTTCAGCTTTTTGTCGACGCTTGCAGAGTTTTGCAAAAGAAAGGTTGCATTGGCATAATTACCTCTTGTGGATTTCTAGCACAGATACAGGAGAGACTGGCGGAGCAGATCGAAGTACCAATAGCCACCAGTAGCTTGTTGCAAGTGCCTTATGTTTTAGCTATAATAGGACCTAGAAAGAAAGTCGGGGTCATTACTTTTGACGAGGCTAGATTGAGTGAAACTCATTTCAATGGTGTTGGAATCAACAACGAGATGCTGAAGAGAGTAATTGTTACTGGCTGCCACCCCAAAGGTGCATTGCATAGGATCATTACTCGTGGAGATCCATACATTGCAGAAGAAGTAAAGCAAGAACTGGTAAATTTAGCAACCGAGCTTGTTCAGAAGAACCAAGATATTGGGGCTATAGTATTGGAGTGTACACAGATGCCTCCGTACTCTGAGGCTATACAACAAGCAACGAAGCTTCCTGTATTTGATGGAGTTACCATGGTGAAGTGGTTCTACTCTGGTTTGAATAGTATGGCTGTACCTGATGACAAGAACAGACAAGATGCATTAAGGAGAAGGCTAAGAAGTAGcaaggaagaaaaaccGCCCTAG
- a CDS encoding uncharacterized protein (PKUD0C00100; Pfam Domains: DAO(1.8e-13)) — protein sequence MDKDKRIIVLGAGVMGLSTTLSLLENGYKDISLYDKRDYFAKRYSYFDGCDSPSSDLNKIFRSSYGAEVHYQKMSFLSREKFQRWNREIAEQKWEGGEPIYLNTGNVHLTDRGELPEFERLTLENMPEHSIHITDADAGERAVKQGLDPCSVDPFDMRRKGKNLQGVLDTTGGMTLADKSCRWILEKCIAMGKDRLKTFFGDCGTFKELLLEFNSKTLKRKCVGIKTLDNEAHKCDHLIVCVGPWTTEVIPEASEKLEATGGSVCLIKITDEKLKERFNQSKFPTWTYKVRDGAIGGLYGFPCTGGYLKIGYRGLKWINPQNGLNSKVKTKWSPDETETNIPLFALKQIKNFVREHIPEIPKITMTRLCWYSDSEDNDYLISFCPYYEENSVFVMGGDSGHAFMMLGSIGDVAVGIINGTGNKLFKDLFSWERERPKLNPINGGKEDPRCLEDTVMATPKDWYIHEPPKL from the coding sequence ATGGATAAAGATAAGAGGATCATTGTTCTTGGGGCTGGTGTGATGGGATTGTCAACTACTCTATCCCTCTTGGAGAATGGTTACAAGGACATTTCACTCTACGACAAACGGGATTATTTTGCAAAGAGGTACAGCTACTTTGATGGATGCGACAGTCCCTCTTCAGACCTTAACAAGATCTTCCGCTCTAGTTATGGTGCCGAAGTTCACTACCAAAAAATGTCGTTCTTGAGCCGTGAAAAGTTCCAGAGGTGGAACAGAGAGATTGCGGAGCAGAAATGGGAAGGCGGCGAGCCAATATACCTAAACACAGGCAATGTTCACCTCACCGATAGAGGTGAATTGCCAGAGTTTGAAAGGTTGACGTTGGAAAACATGCCGGAGCACTCAATTCATATCACAGATGCAGATGCAGGTGAAAGGGCAGTTAAACAAGGCCTCGATCCATGTTCAGTAGATCCTTTCGACATGAGACGGAAAGGTAAAAACCTACAAGGTGTTTTGGACACTACCGGTGGTATGACGTTGGCTGACAAATCGTGCCGATGGATATTGGAAAAGTGCATAGCTATGGGCAAAGACCGACTAAAGACGTTTTTCGGTGACTGCGGCACGTTTAAGGAGCTTTTATTAGAATTCAACAGCAAAACactgaaaagaaaatgtgTTGGAATTAAAACCCTTGACAATGAGGCACATAAGTGCGATCACTTAATTGTCTGTGTAGGGCCATGGACAACCGAAGTTATCCCCGAAGCTAGTGAGAAGCTGGAAGCTACAGGCGGTTCCGTCTGCTTGATAAAGATTACCGACGAGAAGCTCAAGGAAAGATTCAACCAGTCTAAATTTCCAACGTGGACATATAAAGTAAGAGATGGCGCAATAGGAGGCCTATACGGTTTCCCCTGTACAGGAGGTTATCTGAAAATTGGGTATAGGGGTTTGAAGTGGATAAACCCCCAAAATGGCCTCAACTCTAAAGTTAAGACCAAATGGAGCCCGGATGAGACCGAGACTAACATTCCGCTTTTTGCATTGAAGCAGATAAAAAACTTTGTTAGAGAACACATACCGGAGATACCGAAAATCACAATGACAAGATTGTGCTGGTACTCGGACAGCGAAGATAACGATTATTTAATATCCTTCTGTCCATATTATGAAGAGAACTCTGTATTTGTGATGGGCGGCGATTCTGGCCATGCATTTATGATGTTAGGTAGCATCGGGGATGTTGCAGTTGGAATTATCAATGGTACGGGCAACAAATTGTTTAAAGATTTGTTTTCCTGGGAGAGAGAAAGACCGAAATTGAATCCGATTAATGGAGGAAAGGAGGATCCACGGTGTTTGGAGGATACAGTAATGGCTACACCTAAGGATTGGTACATCCATGAACCACCGAAGTTGTAA